From Trueperaceae bacterium:
CGGCGAGTGCGCCGAGCGTCTGCAGCGTCCCGCCGCCCAGCCCGGCGACGACGAGCAACACGAGGAGGAAGCCGGGGAACGCCAGGAGGGCGTCGAAGGCCCGCACGAGGACGGCGTCGACGCGGCGGCCGGCGGCGCTCGCGGCGAGGCCCGCCGCCCCCCCGAGGAGGAGCGTCGCGAGGGCCGCGCCGACCGCGATGACGAGCGACACCCGCCCGCCCGCGAGGGTGCGGGCGAGGACGTCGCGGCCGAGCCCGTCGGTGCCGAGCGGGTGCCGGGCCGAGGGTGCGGCGTACGTCGCGCCGTAGTCGGGGTCGAGGGGGTCGTGCGGCCACACCTCGGGCCCGAGGAGGGTGGCGAGGAGGACGAGGGCGAACAGCGCTAGGCCGGCGCGAAGCCGGGGGGGCGTGCGACGGAGGCGGGTCACGCGTCGCGCACCCGGGGGTCGGCGGCGGCTTGCGCGACGTCGGCCGCGACGTTGGCGAGGACGTACACGCCGACCGCGAGAAGGGTGGCGCCCTGGACGACCGGGACGTCGCGCGCCCCGATCGCCCCGATCAACGTCGCCCCGAGCCCCGGGAGGCCGAACACCTGCTCGACGACGATCGTCCCCGTCAGTAGGCCGCCCGCCTCCAGCGCGACGAGGGGCAGCAGGGCGGGGAGGGCGTTGGCGGCGAGGTGGCGGGTTTGCCGCAGCGGGCCGGCCCCCTTCGCGCGGACGGTGCGCATCCAGTCGGCTCGGCGTCGCTCGAGGGCGGTGGCGCGCACGACCCGCGCGAGCTGCGCGGCGCGGGGCAGCGCCAGCGTCGCGACGGGCAGGATCAGGTGCGTCGCCCACGCCCCGACGCCGCCGTCGCTGGGGAGGCCGAGGAGCGGCAGGACCGGCCAGGTGACGGCGAAGGCGAGGAGCAACACGAAGCCGATCCAGAACTCGGGGAGCGCCAGGCCGGCGGTGGTGAACGCCAGGACGCCGCGATCGACCGCGCCGCCCGGGCGGGCGGCGGCGGCGAGCCCCAGCCCCACCCCGACCAGCAGCGAGGCCGCCAGCGCCGACGCGGCCAGGGCGGCGGTGACGGGGAGGCGTTCGGCGAGGATCGTGGCG
This genomic window contains:
- a CDS encoding ABC transporter permease, producing the protein MTRLRRTPPRLRAGLALFALVLLATLLGPEVWPHDPLDPDYGATYAAPSARHPLGTDGLGRDVLARTLAGGRVSLVIAVGAALATLLLGGAAGLAASAAGRRVDAVLVRAFDALLAFPGFLLVLLVVAGLGGGTLQTLGALAVAGAPLYFRLVRGFARSLRSADHVTAAEALGATRWRTTVRHVAPLMAGPVLVQLATTMVTFLLVEASLSYLGVGVSLPTPTWGNVLQDARALLTRQPWAAVGPGLALASATLSLQLLADGLRDAFDPQGA
- a CDS encoding ABC transporter permease translates to MGLPVYLLRTLGALAVTAALVATLVFFATDALPGDAAAVRGGTDASDAARAAIRAELGLDAPTWVRYGAWWGDLVQGDLGTSYRERRPVATILAERLPVTAALAASALAASLLVGVGLGLAAAARPGGAVDRGVLAFTTAGLALPEFWIGFVLLLAFAVTWPVLPLLGLPSDGGVGAWATHLILPVATLALPRAAQLARVVRATALERRRADWMRTVRAKGAGPLRQTRHLAANALPALLPLVALEAGGLLTGTIVVEQVFGLPGLGATLIGAIGARDVPVVQGATLLAVGVYVLANVAADVAQAAADPRVRDA